The Parambassis ranga chromosome 1, fParRan2.1, whole genome shotgun sequence genome includes a region encoding these proteins:
- the LOC114431624 gene encoding ras-related protein Rab-33B-like, translated as MESSLEFSSSLGSVSSLLTRCRTFKVLVIGDSGVGKTCLTHRLCAGEFPSRVEATIGVDFRERLLEIDGERIKLQLWDTAGQERFRKSMVQHYYRNVHAVFFVYDVTCPASFSGLSSWMEECRQNSVGQEIPRFLVGNKSDLRHPSRAHSQVSQERAMSFARAHGMMFFETSAKKSPKNCTVNGCGQSDGGTRYQQDKVDDIVTAVGAKLKRQKKPSVANSPTYTGSFKVTNKKGAEKEAWNCC; from the exons ATGGAGTCATCTCTTGAGTTTTCCAGCTCTCTCGGGAGCGTGTCGTCGCTGCTGACCCGCTGTCGGACATTTAAAGTGTTGGTGATTGGAGACTCCGGAGTGGGGAAGACCTGCCTCACGCACCGCCTGTGCGCCGGAGAGTTCCCCAGCAGAGTGGAGGCCACCATCGGCGTGGACTTCCGCGAGAGACTGCTGGAGATTGATGGAGAGAGAATTAAG CTCCAGCTGTGggacacagcaggacaggagcGCTTTCGTAAATCCATGGTGCAGCACTACTACCGCAACGTCCACGCAGTGTTCTTCGTCTACGATGTCACCTGCCCGGCCAGCTTCAGCGGGCTGAGTTCCTGGATGGAAGAGTGCCGGCAAAACTCTGTGGGACAGGAAATACCCAG GTTCCTGGTGGGGAATAAGAGTGACCTCCGCCACCCCAGCAGGGCCCACAGCCAGGTGAGCCAGGAGCGAGCGATGAGCTTCGCCAGAGCTCACGGCATGATGTTTTTTGAGACGTCGGCCAAGAAGTCGCCAAAGAACTGCACGGTGAACGGATGTGGACAGAGCGATGGTGGGACGAGGTATCAGCAGGACAAAGTGGACGACATCGTCACCGCTGTTGGGGCCAAActgaagagacagaagaaacCATCGGTGGCGAACTCCCCAACATACACAGGGTCCTTTAAAGTCACCAACAagaaaggagcagagaaggaggcgTGGAActgctgctga